The Candidatus Paceibacterota bacterium genome segment ATCGATCATTACGGTGTTGTGCGCTCCGGTTCCCTTGAAATAATCCCGCCATTTTTTTCCGCCATTATATAAATACGTTCCATTATCCATAAATATTTTTTTCTGGCCCATATCAAGAACGAAACTTAACATGTCAGCGTGAGAATAGCTGTTGGTCGCGCCGCACCGGAAAAAAAGCCTGCTGTTTCCGCCGTTGAGGATAAAATATCCCCCTTCGTCAAAGCGGTCCGTTCTTTCAACGGAGCAGCTATCTCCTTTTTGTTTTTTCTCCAGATATTCATCTCCAAAAATCCAAAAAGCGTCCTCGCTGAGCGCTTGATCTTGTGCAGGTTTTCCATAGCATGCCATGGCGGAACTTTCGATGAGCGGACTGAAATCACCAAACTCAGCATTCGAGAGATCGTATAATTTGCTTCCGTCATTCTCTCCAAAGTCCGGAACGGCGCCGTTCTTATCGGCCAGGGAAGCAAGGAATACAAGCATTTTTCCAAACTTTTCCTTCACTTTGGCAGGAAGTTCTATTTTGTTCAGATCGGCTAATTCGAAAAATAAGACATAAAATTCCATTACGAAGCGCTGATAAAAAGGGGAGTGCATGAAATAAACTCCATCGGCATAGGCCTGTTTATCTATTTCTTCATTCAGGATCTTGAGGCCGATCTTCTGCCATCGTCCTGATCGCTTGAATTCCGGGAAAACAGTGCCGGCCAGAAAGAGGGCGAAAGCTTCGCCCATGAAGTGGTCATTGGGAATGCAGTATCGCGAAAAATTCAAATTACTTTCGATATGATCTGCCGCCGAATGAATATTTTTCACAAGAGATCTCAGAATGTCCTCACTGAATCCGGGGGAGTTGAGGAAAAAATAATATGACCAGATCCATGACACAAGCCTGATGGAGACTTCAAGCGAACTGGTCCAGTTCACTCCGATCCCAGGCGGATTATTTTTGATCCAATCGGAAAACTGCAAGATGAACTCCTTGGCATATTTTTCGTCGTTAGTGATCCAATATGCTCTGCCCAAAGCATAAAAATGCCGGTGCCTGTTCAGATGCCATGTATATTTTATATCACCCAAACCATCTTCGGAGATGTTTATGCCCGACCAATGTTTTTTGGGCCAATCCCTGGCGGTTTTCGGCGCCAAGTGCCAATTGATCGGATCGCCCCAATTGAAATCTTTCAGGTCAAAAGAACTTATCTTGTGCATGCATATGTTGTCAGCAAGACGAATAAGGTCTTCCTTTTCGCCGGAGAAATTATCAAGCCATAATTTCCGGAGAATGTCTTTCCGGTTCGGATCAATGAAGAAATTCGAGTTGTTTCTTCCGCGGAAATAGTGCAGAAGACTTTCCGTTTGGATGTTGAGGGTATCCTTCAGTCTGACATTTAATGTATTTCTTATCTTGAATTTAATATAAAACAGACCTGAGATCTTCGCCATCTGATAATAAAAGCGATAGATCAAAGATTTTTTCGGGGTTTCCCGGATCTCCCTGCAGATATTTTGAATTGTTTCCAGTTTATTCATATTATCGATGCGACGGAGCTAAGACTGATTAATGACAGCAACAACAAAAATCTTAATCTGTTTTATATCATTAAGTCAAGAATACTTTCAGCATACGCTATTTCGGGGATTATTTCAAATGGCATCCCTACCATAATTTTTCTCGGTATGTGATAAATATCGGAGGCCATCTACTTGAATAATTAGCCGGGAAGGTTTAGAATATAATTACGATATTAAGACATTATTATGAAAATACTCATTACGGGCTGCGGTTCGATAGGCATGAGACACCTGAAAAATTTCAAAAGGATCAAGGGTTGCGAAGTTTCGGTATTTCGCACCTCTTGCGATAATGTTCTGGAATTTGAAAAGGAGCATGGAGTGAAGGTTTTTTCGGATTTTGCAAAGGCTCTGGATGAAAAACCGGACGGCGTCGTGATCTCAAATCCGACCAGTCTTCATATAAAATATGCGACCGAAGCCGCGAAAAGAGGATGCGGTCTTTTGATCGAAAAGCCGATCTCTCATGATCTCAAGGGCGTCGCAAATCTTATAAAGATCATCGAGAAAAAAAAGCTTGCGGTACTCGTGGGCTGCAATCTCAGATTCCACAGGCATCTTATCAAGATAAAAGAAATTCTGGGAAAAAAGACGCTGGGCAAGATCTATTTTGCGAGGCTTTCGGTGGGGAGTTTTTTGCCTCAATGGCGCCCCGGACGGAACTATTCGAGATCTTATAGCGGGAAAAGGGACTTGGGCGGCGGAGTGGTGCTTGATCTTATTCACGAGATCGATTATGCGCTGTGGCTTTTTGGGGATCCGGTGGGAATAAATGCGAATGTCTGCAAGCTGAGCGATCTTGAGATCGAAACAGAAGACTATGCCGAAATATTCTTGAAATTCAAAACGGGGATTTCGGTCCAGATCCATATGGACTATCTGAACAGATTCCTGGCCCGCGAATGCGAGATCGTCGGGGAACTCGGGAATATAAAGTGGAATTACGCGACAGATACTCTGGAGATCTCAAAGATCGGCAGTAAAATACCCCAAAAGCATATTCTCAAGAACTATGACAGGAATGAAATGTATATGTCGGAAATAAGACATTTTCTGAGCTGTATCGGCTTCAAAGCAAAACCTGCGGTGACCATTTATGACGGCAAGAGGGCGCTTGAAGTAGCTCTTGCGGCCAAGAAGATCGGAAAAAATAATCTGAAAAAAATATAACGATATGACAACAGCAATTTTTATCACAGTCAGGATGAAGTCCACGCGGCTCCCCAGGAAGGCCTTGTTGGAGATTGAAGGAAAAACGGTGATCGAGCATTTGATCGATCGGTTGAAATTATCAAAACTGGCGGATCTCATCGTTCTATGCACCTCGACCAACCCGAATGATGAAGTTCTGGCGGATGTTGCCGAGAAATGCGGTATCAAATCTTTCAGAGGAAGCGAAGACGATGTTCTCGACAGATATCTCAATGCGGCGGAACAATATAATGTTGATCATATTGTAAGTCTGACGGGAGATTGCCCTTTCACGGATCCCGAATACATCGATAAGACCATTGAGCTTTACCGGAAAACCAACGCGGATTTCATTATGTGCAAGGAATTGCCGCATGGAGCGTATTCTTATGGTATTAAAGTCGAGGCGCTCAGAAAAGTTTGTGCGATCAAAGATGAAAGCGATACTGAGATCTGGGGAGATTATTTTACAAAAACCGGGATCTTCAATGTTCAATATCTGAAAGTAGATGATCCGGATCTGAAACATCCGGAGATCAGGATGACCTTGGATTATCCGGAAGATTTTGAATTTTTTAAAGAAGTCTTCAAAAGGCTTTATGAGAAAGGCAGGGTGTTTCCTCTCAAGGAGATAATGAATTTGCTCATGGTTAACAAGGAAATAATCAAGATCAATGAACATTGCGAGGAACTTTATAATGAACGGGTGAAAAAATCCGCCCAAATGAAGATTAAAAAGAACGTAAATTTATCTGTTTAAGAATAAGACATATGATCGATTATAAAAAAATGTTTGATCTTGGCGGCAAGGTGGCTGTTGTGACCGGAGGGGCCGGTCTTTTGGGGAGCGAATTTTGCAAAGGGCTTGCCGCATACAATGCGAATGTCGTGATCTCGGACATTTCAAAAGAAAATATCGGGAAGCTGGCAAATACAATGAACAAAGACTATCCGGATAAAGCGATGCCGCTGGAAACGGATATCACGGATGAAGGATCGGTGAGAGAGGGTATACAAAAGATCGTTGATAAATTCGGAAAGATCGATATCCTGGTGAATTGCGCTTATCCCAGGAACAAGGATTACGGAAAGAAATTTGAAGAGGTAAAGCTGGAGTCCTGGAGCGAGAACATTGATATGAATTTAAGCGGAGTGTTCTTGATGACGCAGCTGGCCGTTGAACACATGAAGAAGCGGAAATCCGGGAGCGTCGTCAATATCGGGTCGATCTATGGAATGGTCGGGCCGGATTTTGGCATTTATGACGGCACGGAATGGACCAATCCCGTGGAATATTCAGTGGTAAAAGGAGGGGTGATAAATCTGACGAGGTATCTGGCAACATATCTTGCCAGTTATGGCATAAGGGTAAATTGCATCAGTCCGGGAGGCATTTATAATAACGATTCAAAGATATTCCTTGAAAGATATGCAAAAAAAACACCTCTTGGCAGGAAGGCGATGGCTGATGAGATGGTTGGCGGGCTTGTTTATCTTGCATCAGACGCATCAACATATGTAACGGGCCACAATCTTGTCATTGATGGGGGATTGACTATCTGGTAGAAACAGCATAATGCTCAATTAATATATTATTATGGTAAGAAAAAATAAAAGCAATTCAAAGCTGGAAAATGTTCTTGATGCCAAGAGCAGAGATTATTATGTAATAGGCGAAACCGCCTATAATCATGAGGGCGATTTTCAGTATCTCTGCAGGATGACTGACGAGATAGCCGAACTGAAACTTGATGCGGTAAAATTTCACCTTCTTCTCAATGCGGAAAGCTATCTCCAGAAAAAACATCCATTGGCGGAAAAGATCAAAAAATGGATGTTCACCGCCGAAGAATGGCTGGAAATTATCGATCTTGCAGCTAAAAAGGGGCTTGAAGTGATCGCTCTTTGCGATGATGTGGAAAGCATTGACCTCATTTTGAAGAAAAGGGTAAAAGTTGCAGGGATAGAATTGCATATGTCGTCTTTGAACGACTATTTCATGATGAAAAAGCTCATCGGATACAATGGCATAATAATATTGGGAATCGGCGGATCGACGATGGACGAGATCAAGTATGCCGTTGATTTTTTCCGCAAGAACGGCAGGAAGAAGCTTCTTTTGATGTATGGATTTCAGAACTATCCTACAAACTATGAAGAAATAAATATCAGGAAAATAGCCACAGTTGAAAAGAAATATAAAGTTCCGGTAGGTTATGCCGATCATACGGCTTTCAACAATGAGAACAATGAACTGATCTCAACTGCGCCCTATATGGCGGGAGTTAGGATCTTTGAGAAGCATTATACTCCGGAATTTGGAAAGGAAAGAATAGATTTCCAATCGGCGATCGGCAAAGATCAGTTCAGGAAAATCAGCGGATATCTCGACCTGTTCAAAAAAATATCCGGAGACGGAAGCCTGAAAATGTCCGAGGCCGAATTGAAATATGGGAAAATAGGTCCGATGAAAAAAGCTATTGTGGCGCGGAGGAATATCCCCGGTGGAAAAAAAATAAAACTGGAAGATCTGTGGTATAAGAGAACGGAAGAAGAGGTTAAGCTGAAACAGAATCAAATCTTTAAACTAATCGGTTCAACGGCAGCGAAGGATATTGCTGAAGATGAAACAGTAACGTTGGATAAGATCAGAAAACTCTCGAAGGGAAGATAGGCCTTTGTCTAATGCGTTCTGATGTGGTAAAATTATTTCGTTGACAGGGGGCGGGTATGTCTTATAATGCCAAAGAACTTATTGGTGTGGATTTTCGGGGGAATTTTATCGTAAATATAGTACATGTATATAGGAGATATTGGTAAAATCAAAGCAGACGCGAGATATATTCCCGAAGCCATCAAGAAGGCGGTTGACTATTTGAAAAGAGCGGATCTTTCAAAGATGGAAAAGGGAAAGCATCTTATTGATGGCGAGAAAATGTTCGTTATTCTGGATGAATATCGCACTAAGCCAAAAAGCGGTAAAAAGGCGGAAATGCACAGAAAATATATAGATGTGCAATTCATTGTTTCAGGCAAAGAAGCCATGGGTTTCGGTTTTGAAGACCAAAAAAGCCGGCCAACAGACGAATACAGCGCGGAAAAAGATGTTGCGTTATATGATACCGTGAATAACGAAATGAATCTTTTGATTCATAAGGGAATGTATGTCGTTTTTTTCCCGGGCGAGATCCATCGGCCCGGATGCGATCTGGCGGGAGAGAATGCGGTC includes the following:
- a CDS encoding alginate lyase family protein, yielding MNKLETIQNICREIRETPKKSLIYRFYYQMAKISGLFYIKFKIRNTLNVRLKDTLNIQTESLLHYFRGRNNSNFFIDPNRKDILRKLWLDNFSGEKEDLIRLADNICMHKISSFDLKDFNWGDPINWHLAPKTARDWPKKHWSGINISEDGLGDIKYTWHLNRHRHFYALGRAYWITNDEKYAKEFILQFSDWIKNNPPGIGVNWTSSLEVSIRLVSWIWSYYFFLNSPGFSEDILRSLVKNIHSAADHIESNLNFSRYCIPNDHFMGEAFALFLAGTVFPEFKRSGRWQKIGLKILNEEIDKQAYADGVYFMHSPFYQRFVMEFYVLFFELADLNKIELPAKVKEKFGKMLVFLASLADKNGAVPDFGENDGSKLYDLSNAEFGDFSPLIESSAMACYGKPAQDQALSEDAFWIFGDEYLEKKQKGDSCSVERTDRFDEGGYFILNGGNSRLFFRCGATNSYSHADMLSFVLDMGQKKIFMDNGTYLYNGGKKWRDYFKGTGAHNTVMIDGLDQMINRRKFKWLSPNPGKLIKFAKSDNEYYIEGEHYGYERLNDPVIHNRSIRYRQDRIVITDKFRGSGRHKIGFYFHLADSGFETDPKTKKLTLKTDRGRIEIQPQDPELIEIEIKTGDEAAPAGWHSPSYGLKVPCTTLKYSVETEMPFKSIFNVSIIQK
- a CDS encoding Gfo/Idh/MocA family oxidoreductase, which gives rise to MKILITGCGSIGMRHLKNFKRIKGCEVSVFRTSCDNVLEFEKEHGVKVFSDFAKALDEKPDGVVISNPTSLHIKYATEAAKRGCGLLIEKPISHDLKGVANLIKIIEKKKLAVLVGCNLRFHRHLIKIKEILGKKTLGKIYFARLSVGSFLPQWRPGRNYSRSYSGKRDLGGGVVLDLIHEIDYALWLFGDPVGINANVCKLSDLEIETEDYAEIFLKFKTGISVQIHMDYLNRFLARECEIVGELGNIKWNYATDTLEISKIGSKIPQKHILKNYDRNEMYMSEIRHFLSCIGFKAKPAVTIYDGKRALEVALAAKKIGKNNLKKI
- a CDS encoding glycosyltransferase family protein; this translates as MTTAIFITVRMKSTRLPRKALLEIEGKTVIEHLIDRLKLSKLADLIVLCTSTNPNDEVLADVAEKCGIKSFRGSEDDVLDRYLNAAEQYNVDHIVSLTGDCPFTDPEYIDKTIELYRKTNADFIMCKELPHGAYSYGIKVEALRKVCAIKDESDTEIWGDYFTKTGIFNVQYLKVDDPDLKHPEIRMTLDYPEDFEFFKEVFKRLYEKGRVFPLKEIMNLLMVNKEIIKINEHCEELYNERVKKSAQMKIKKNVNLSV
- a CDS encoding oxidoreductase, whose translation is MIDYKKMFDLGGKVAVVTGGAGLLGSEFCKGLAAYNANVVISDISKENIGKLANTMNKDYPDKAMPLETDITDEGSVREGIQKIVDKFGKIDILVNCAYPRNKDYGKKFEEVKLESWSENIDMNLSGVFLMTQLAVEHMKKRKSGSVVNIGSIYGMVGPDFGIYDGTEWTNPVEYSVVKGGVINLTRYLATYLASYGIRVNCISPGGIYNNDSKIFLERYAKKTPLGRKAMADEMVGGLVYLASDASTYVTGHNLVIDGGLTIW
- a CDS encoding N-acetylneuraminate synthase family protein, producing MVRKNKSNSKLENVLDAKSRDYYVIGETAYNHEGDFQYLCRMTDEIAELKLDAVKFHLLLNAESYLQKKHPLAEKIKKWMFTAEEWLEIIDLAAKKGLEVIALCDDVESIDLILKKRVKVAGIELHMSSLNDYFMMKKLIGYNGIIILGIGGSTMDEIKYAVDFFRKNGRKKLLLMYGFQNYPTNYEEINIRKIATVEKKYKVPVGYADHTAFNNENNELISTAPYMAGVRIFEKHYTPEFGKERIDFQSAIGKDQFRKISGYLDLFKKISGDGSLKMSEAELKYGKIGPMKKAIVARRNIPGGKKIKLEDLWYKRTEEEVKLKQNQIFKLIGSTAAKDIAEDETVTLDKIRKLSKGR
- a CDS encoding YhcH/YjgK/YiaL family protein — encoded protein: MYIGDIGKIKADARYIPEAIKKAVDYLKRADLSKMEKGKHLIDGEKMFVILDEYRTKPKSGKKAEMHRKYIDVQFIVSGKEAMGFGFEDQKSRPTDEYSAEKDVALYDTVNNEMNLLIHKGMYVVFFPGEIHRPGCDLAGENAVRKVIVKVSVDLLQDK